A genomic window from Pyxicephalus adspersus chromosome 2, UCB_Pads_2.0, whole genome shotgun sequence includes:
- the LOC140322356 gene encoding olfactory receptor 5AR1-like translates to METCQNNSLITFNIIAFTTTGNVKYFTCIVFLLMYMTAVSGNLIIATLICKVSQLHTPMYFFLCNFSIVEATYVSTILPELLSIILMEDKRISFQGCITQLYFFMFGGAAEIFLLTCMAYDRYVAVCTPLQYFLVMKKSVCIVLAAFCLLFSSFNSLIFSLLVSTLLFCNSHDINSFFCDIRSLMALSSSDTKSREIALIVEDVCLVFLTFVLISTSYVYIICAILKINSSKGRFKTFSSCSSHLTTVILFYGPIMFLYIKPESDQSEDQDKLLSLLYVIVVPTLNPFVYTLRNKEVIGAVAKLTNIRWNKV, encoded by the coding sequence atggaaacatgCCAAAACAACTCCTTAATTACATTCAATATCATAGCATTCACCACAACtggaaatgtaaagtattttacatgcattgtttttttgttgatgtATATGACGGCTGTTAGTGGAAATCTAATTATTGCTACATTGATATGTAAGGTATCCCAGCTCCACACCCCAATGTATTTCTTCCTGTGTAATTTCTCTATTGTAGAAGCCACTTACGTTTCCACTATTCTCCCAGAACTGTTGTCAATCATTTTAATGGAAGACAAAAGGATTTCTTTTCAAGGCTGTATTACTCAACTGTACTTCTTTATGTTCGGTGgggctgctgaaatatttctCTTGACCTGTATGGCTTATGATCGATACGTTGCTGTGTGCACcccattgcaatattttttagttATGAAGAAAAGTGTATGTATTGTTTTGGCtgctttttgtcttctttttagcAGTTTTAACTCATTGATATTTTCTTTGCTAGTATCAACACttctgttctgtaattcacatgatattaatagttttttttgtgacaTAAGATCATTAATGGCACTTTCATCTAGTGATACTAAAAGCAGGGAAATTGCGCTTATTGTGGAAGACGTATGCTTAGTGTTTTTGACATTTGTTCTTATTTCGACCTCCTATGTATACATAATATGTGCGATTTTAAAGATTAATTCATCAAAAGGTcggtttaaaacattttccagctgcAGCTCTCATTTGACCACTGTCATTTTATTCTATGGACCAATCATGTTTCTTTATATCAAACCAGAATCCGACCAGTCTGAGGATCAGGACAAGTTACTTTCATTGCTCTATGTGATTGTTGTTCCGACACTAAACCCATTTGTATATACTTTGAGAAACAAAGAGGTCATAGGAGCAGTTGCAAAACTAACAAATATTAGGTGGAACAAAGTATAA